The genomic window TCCCGGAGTGCGATCTGGAGGGAGCCGTGGAAATGTCAGAAAAAATACGCTTAAAAATCAAAGAATTAAACATTCCGCACAGATTCTCTAAAGTAGCCGATCACATCACCGTCAGTTTAGGCTGCAACGCCATGAAGTACGAATTGGGAACCGCAAGCACCAAGTTACTCCACAAGGCGGATCAGGCTTTGTACCAGGCAAAAAAACAGGGACGGGACAGGGTTGTTGCTTCAGACATGTAAAAATTTAAAGGCAGTATGGTTTCAATGCAGATCTGAAGGGTCAATATGCACCCGGACATCACTGACTTTATCCATTTGGACCCGAATCATCTCCCGGACCGACTCGCCGATGTCATGGGCCATTTGCACAGTAATCTTTGGATCCACCACAATATCCAGGTCCACAAGAAAAGCAGCTCCGCTTTGGCGTACCCGTATACCATGCACGTTTCTCACGCCGTTGACGGTGAGCGCAAGCGTCGTCACCTCCTGAATTTTTTTCTCGCCCACGGATTCATCCATAATCTGACCCACCGCGTCCATGGCAATATCATAACTCATCTTGAATATGAACAGGGCCACCACAATACCGGCAATAGGATCAAGAACAGGGTATTTTAACTTGGCTCCAACAATACCGATCAGCGCAGCAATGGAAGAAAAGGCGTCTGACCTGTTATCCATGGCATTGGCAATGGTTGAGGGGCTGTTGGTCTTTACCCCGGCTCTGTATGTGAACTGGTACATCAGTTCGTTGACGAGAACAGATAAAATTGCCACATATACGGCCAAATCTCCCGGGGCATGGAGCGATCCATGCCGGATAGTTGTGATGGCGGTTCTAATAATCTCGACACCTGCGGCGGCCAGCATGCCCACCACCACCAGGGTGGAAATCACCTCTGCCCTACCGTGGCCGTAAGGATGTTCTTTATCCGCCGGTTTCTGGGCTATTTTTAAGCTGATATAAACAAACACGGAGGCAAAAATATCCGAGGCGGAATGCACGGCATCGGCAACCATGGCACTTGAGTTTGACACAATACCTGCCCAGCCTTTCAGAATCGCTAATCCGAAGTTTCCCGCAAACCCAACAACCGCCCAGTACCGGGCAGTCTGAAAATCTTTATCATTTGATGTCTGTTTTTGGTTTTGCCGCATTTAATTATCTGCTCCTGAAAAAATCCAGATTCTTAACGTATGGCGTGTTATTATGTCGCCATTAGTATTAACGAACAGAAACAAGCTCTCCAATGATTGAACCGACAATTACTTTAGCCTGAATACGAACCGGCAGCCGCCTGTCATCCGTGGTAATCCATATACGCAGCAAAGGGTTTTCGCTTTCTTCAAACACCCCGCCAAAATGGGTAAGTTCTGGTTCAATAACATATGTATCAAAGGTGGTATTAAAACATGTTATAGTCTCCTGCCCCAGCATTTTTGCCCGGCCCATAAAACATTTTTTCCCGTCAGAGATGGGAAATTGGATCTCTTTTTTGCTGCCTAAGTCCATGCAACGCAGTTTATAAAATGCAGCCAGCGGATCAAATGTGCCGGATGGAATCGGTATAGGCTTTTTGGCGGCATTAAAATTCGAATACCGGGCGATACCTTTTTTCCAGTTAAACTGCACCAGGATATCCCGTTGTTCACTGCCGGTCTCTTTTCTGGTGTAACGTATTGAATGGTCAAAGGCAAGGTCCGTATAAGAGTCGTATTGATTACGGATTTGATAGAAAACATCAACCAATGGAGAGGATTGTACCTTCAATGAAAAATGACGACAAGGTTGTTTGTCGACCGGTGTAACGGCAAAGACATCAAAAGCTGCAACACCGGCGTCTATCTCTTCCCAGCGAATTTGATACACAAGCTGTTCTTTCTGCAAAAAAGGCAGTGTATTTTTAGATGCTTTTTTATCCGCTGCCATTGCCGATGAACCACATAAGAGAGATAAAAACAGCAGTACTAATAAAAAAGACCAGATAACAACAAGAAAGGATAGCGCCGGGAGTCGCCATAGTGCAGTCTTATTCATTTAAAAGGGCCTCCAATCAGTCGATACTGCCTATCACCTGGCGGGGTCGAACGCCATCTGACGGCGCGACAATCCCTTGTTTTTCCATAAGATCAATAATGCGTGCTGCCCGGTTGTAACCGATCCGTAAGGCCCGTTGCACACCGGAAATGGATGCCTGGCGTGAGGACATGACAAAGTCCAGAGCCTGTTGGTACTTTTCATCATACTCGTCGTCATCAAAGGCCACAGCCTGCTGGGGTTCTTCTTTTTCCGTGGTCACCTCCGCAAGGTATTCGGGTTTTCCCTGGGCCTTGACACACTCTGTGATGGCCCATAATTCTTTCTCGGATAGATATGTGCCGTGGACCCGCTTGAGCCGGGCTGTGCCCGGGGGCACAAAAAGCATGTCGCCTCGCCCCAGAAGGGTTTCGGCACCATTGGCATCAATGATGGTCCTTGAGTCGGTCTTGGAAGAGACCTGAAAGGAAATCCGGGTGGGGAAATTGGCCTTGATAATACCTGTGAGTACATCCACGGAAGGCCGCTGGGTAGCCAGAATCATGTGAATGCCGGCAGCCCGGGCCATCTGGGCAATACGGGTCAAGGAAAATTCAATATCTTTGCTGGCGGTCATCATCAGATCGGCCAGCTCGTCAATGATCACAACGATATAAGGAAAGGGTTGAAAGTCATCTTCCATATCCGCCAGGTCTGATTCAATTCCCGACATGTCAGAGGTACGAACCTTTTCATTATACTGCTCGATGTTGCGTACCTGAAGCTGGGCCAGTTTCTCATACCGTTGCTCCATTTCCCTGACCACCCATTGCAGGGCAATATTGGCTTTTTTCATGTCTGTGATCACAGGCGTAATCAGGTGCGGGATGTCGTTGAACAATGAGAGTTCAATGCGCTTGGGATCAATCATGATAAATTTGACCCGGTCAGGGGATGATTTATACAGTATGCTGCAGATCATGGCGTTAAGCGCCACGCTTTTGCCGGTTCCGGTAGCCCCGGCAATTAGCAGATGGGGCATTCTTTCAAGTCCCACGACCACAGGCTTTCCGATGATATCCTTACCCAGGCAGATGGGTGCAGGAGAATTGATTTCATCAAAGTTGGAAGTGCCCACGATATCCCTGAAAGGTACAACACACATGGCCGGATTAGGGATCTCGATACCGATTACATCCTTGCCAGGAATGGGGGCCACGATACGGATGCTCAAAGCACTTAAAGCCAGGGCCAGGTCATCGGCCAGATTCACGATCTTGCTGATTTTTATCCCAGGCGCGGGTTTATATTCAAAGGTTGTGATGACAGGACCCGGCAGCACCTCCATAACTTCACCCTTGATGCCGAAATACCCCAGTTTCTGCTCCAGTAGTTCAGCATCCCGCCTAATGGCCTCATGATCCACTACAGTTTCCTGACCGCCTTTTTCAAGGAAATCCAAGGAGGGTAGACTATATTTGCCGGCACCATAACCCTGAATATTCGTATTGAACAAGTCCTTTCCCGGTGGCTTGGGTAAATTGGATTGAACAGAGTCACTGTTTTCTTCCTTGTTCTCCGGTACCGTCAAAGGTTCGGGTTCAGATTCAGGTTCGGGCTGTACCGATTTAACTTTTTTCAGGGTATCAAGGACCTGTGTCACCAATGGCCCGGGGGAGACCGGTTTCTTCACTGATTTTTCGTCGGACATCTCCGAATCCGGATCCGGACCAGGATCTGAATCTTGCTCTGGCTCTGATTCGGAAATATCGTTTATTTCGGCAGTGGGCAAAAAAGGGGGGCTGGGTTCAAGCTCAAGAGTTGGAACGGAGCTGTCATCTTCCTGGTTTACTGCTTCCTGGCTTACCGGTTCCTGGTACACCGGCGTTTGTTGTTCATCGCTTTTTAAGGATATGGATTCTGGAGCGGTAGGAACAACTACAGGATTGACAGGAGATGTTTTAAGCTTTTCATAGACCTTTAACAGTGCATCATACCTGTTTTCAAGTTCACCATACCTATTTTCAAGTTTGACATACCTGTCTGCTAGATTTAGATTGGCCAGCAGCAGCTTGACATATGGATTTGGCTTATTCTGCCGGCCTAATGCATTGTCCGCTTTTTCCATTTCACCGGTCATCGCTTTTGCAATACGTTCGGCATCAGCCTGCCCGGTTTCCCCACTGATCTGAAATTTATACTCTCCGCATTCAGTTTTCAAACGCAAAAGATTTTTTTGTAAACTGTAATTCTTTTTTTCCACGCTAAATAACACTTTCCCGGAATAATAGGTATGAATATTGACCGACAGGGCCAAAACCGATCAATCCACACCGAATCTTTTAATAATCCGACCCGTTGTCAATCATCGTTCATAAAAAAATGATGAACCTGTAAAAAGTCCAACCGATGGCTAAATAGTGTCTGAACGAAAACCTGAAGATTTTGCTGAGTACAAGGCGGGGTAAAATTTTAACCGGAGAAATACATGAGGTATTTAGAGGATTAAAATTTCAGACCAACGCCGTAATCGGTAAAATTTACGGTTTTCGGTCGGGCACTGAATTGAAGTCTTTGCCTGCAAGTTATAGCCCAGAACCAGCGGCAAAGGCCGACATATAATATATCGAGCGTCTGGCCGGACACCATCAAACATATCAGACACAGCCGCACAGGTTATAGCATAACCCATTCCGGGATTCCAGGCAGTTGAAATATTTTACGCTTCCTGTGCCGACACAAATACTTGCCTAACAAACAGAATGTGAGTTTTCCCATATCAATCATTTTTAGGGTGTGGTATCTGTTCTGAGTGGGGAACACATAAGACATTCCCCTTTTGATAACATAAAAATTTGACGCGTTTATTATGAAAAACAATACATTTCAAGTTCAATCTTCTAATAATAGTAACCCCAAAATAAAACTGTCACCCTTTGGCCGTCTGTTTCGCATTTTTGCATCGTGGTTCGGATTTACCGGCCTTTATGCAGCCTTTTCGGTCTGTCCCTTCTGCGGGCAGCAGGGATGTCCTGTAGGTATGGTATCAGCCGGCACGGTGGGGGCATTTCTGGCCCTATGTCTCCAGGACTGGAAGCGGCTTTTTTTATATATCAAAAATCGGCTCACGACTTCTCAAAGCCCTTAAGATTAAGGGGATTGTGGGAAAATATTTGTCGTTTCCTGCCATCAACCGGCTAACGGCAGATAAACCCCTGTCCCTTTGGGCAAATCGCTGAAATCCGGAACTTTATTGCCTTGAACCGGCCCCCGGCCCGGAATATGGTAAATGGTTTTGGGGTCTTTAAATTTTACACCGGCGATCCTATAGGCAGTTTTATGTTTTGTAATGTTAAAGGGCCCCTTATACCCCACCACTAAACGGGTGCCAGAAGGCAGATCATCCCAGTCCGAAATCACACATCCTGCCAGACTCCGGCCCGATGGAAGAAAATAGATGGTGGAGGCTGCATGGTACGCTCCACCGGCATGGGACCACGCCGTCATCCGACCGGAAATGGTTTTTATGATACTGTTCGCCTGCTCACGGACTTGTTTTGTCTCCTGGTTTAACAGTACCTTTGTGCCCACGGGCAGACGAGCCCATCCTATACTTGAAGCGACCCTGTGACCGGCCAATGTTTTTCCGCTGGGCAAAACATAAACCGTGTTGGGGGCGTTATAATCTTCACCGGCGATGGTCCAGGCAGAATTCTGTTGTGAAATGACATCGGTTTCCAGAGTATGGGACACCTTTTGCCCGCTGTAAACAAACGCACCGGGAGCAGGATAAAACACATTGGCCAGCATAGGATCCGGCGTAAGAAGCCCTGCCCTGACATCGGGATCAAACGGCCAGGTTGGCTCGAGCCCAGCCTGGACTCTGTCAAAATTTTTCGCACATCGTTTGCGCCCCCTGTGATTTTTTGAAAACCATCGATTGGGTTTACCGTATGCCACCTGACTGTGGGTCAAAATGTCTTTATCCCCAAGGCCGTAGAATCGTTTAAGGATAAACAGCAGCATCCCCGCTGACTTGTACTGCTTAGCGGTCAAAGGCGCATAATGATAGCCGACAAATTCTATACCCACAGAGATATCACTGACATCAGCCACCCCATTCCACATGGATAGGCCGGCATGGTCTGCCCTGTATTTTTTATCCAGGATCCGGTAAACCGTCCCGTTCCTGGCAACGACATAATTGGCATGCCCGCCGGGCGATGTACGGCCGTTTTTAAACCGTTTTCCTTTGGAAACCACCCGTAAAGTACTTTTCAATCCCAACTCTGAGGTATGCACGATGATCAGCCGGGTTTTGGAACGCACCCTTTTTTTAAATCGCGAATTAATCCGGGACCGATAATCTATAATACCATTCTGAAAACGAACCAGGTCTGAACGGGAATAGGTTTGTGTCGCCAGACCCGGGGCTGTTGTCAGCAGTATGACAACCAGTATCAAAACAAAAACCCGCAACAAAATATACCCCTTTGAAAAAGAAAAATTGGCGTAAGGTTCAATCTTCATAGGCTAAAATTATATCAACACAGGTCCGATTTTGCAAAGGGCCGGCTTTTTTACAACGCCATCAGAGGGACTATAAATCTTTATATTTGGCTGCAATTAATTTAATCGTATCCTCTATAGCAAAAAATACATCTACACATTGGGGATCAAATAGGGTTCCTCTGCCCTCTCGAATGATGTTCATTGCTTTTTCATGGGAGAAGGCCGGTTTATAACACCTTTTACTAATCAGTGCATCATAAACGTCACAAATAGCCATAATACGGCCGCACAGGGGAATTGTTTGGCCACAAATACCGTCCGGATACCCCTTTCCATCCCATCTTTCATGATGGGCGCCCGCAATCTGAGTTCCCATTTTTAAAAAAGAATTATCTTGGTCATTTTTTTCGGATCTTTGAAGCGTATCTCTTCCGATCGAAGAGTGGGTTTTCATAATTTCAAATTCTTCATCGGTCAGCTTACCGGGCTTTAACAATATTTTGTCCGGGATACCGACTTTGCCGATATCATGAAGCGGTGCAGCGTGGTAAAGCGTTTCAATATAATCTTCGGTCAAAACATCCGGGAATAAACCAGACACTTTTAAATGAGCTGCCAGGACCCTTGCATAATTTTGAGTACGCACAATATGCTGCCCGGTTTCAGGGTCACGGGTTTCAACGAGGCTGACAATAGTTTTTATGGTAAATTGCTGGGCTTGGGCTAATTTTTTAAACCAGGTGAAAGATGCTTTCCTGGCAGCCGTAAAACGCATA from uncultured Desulfobacter sp. includes these protein-coding regions:
- a CDS encoding cation diffusion facilitator family transporter, with amino-acid sequence MRQNQKQTSNDKDFQTARYWAVVGFAGNFGLAILKGWAGIVSNSSAMVADAVHSASDIFASVFVYISLKIAQKPADKEHPYGHGRAEVISTLVVVGMLAAAGVEIIRTAITTIRHGSLHAPGDLAVYVAILSVLVNELMYQFTYRAGVKTNSPSTIANAMDNRSDAFSSIAALIGIVGAKLKYPVLDPIAGIVVALFIFKMSYDIAMDAVGQIMDESVGEKKIQEVTTLALTVNGVRNVHGIRVRQSGAAFLVDLDIVVDPKITVQMAHDIGESVREMIRVQMDKVSDVRVHIDPSDLH
- a CDS encoding DNA translocase FtsK, which translates into the protein MEKKNYSLQKNLLRLKTECGEYKFQISGETGQADAERIAKAMTGEMEKADNALGRQNKPNPYVKLLLANLNLADRYVKLENRYGELENRYDALLKVYEKLKTSPVNPVVVPTAPESISLKSDEQQTPVYQEPVSQEAVNQEDDSSVPTLELEPSPPFLPTAEINDISESEPEQDSDPGPDPDSEMSDEKSVKKPVSPGPLVTQVLDTLKKVKSVQPEPESEPEPLTVPENKEENSDSVQSNLPKPPGKDLFNTNIQGYGAGKYSLPSLDFLEKGGQETVVDHEAIRRDAELLEQKLGYFGIKGEVMEVLPGPVITTFEYKPAPGIKISKIVNLADDLALALSALSIRIVAPIPGKDVIGIEIPNPAMCVVPFRDIVGTSNFDEINSPAPICLGKDIIGKPVVVGLERMPHLLIAGATGTGKSVALNAMICSILYKSSPDRVKFIMIDPKRIELSLFNDIPHLITPVITDMKKANIALQWVVREMEQRYEKLAQLQVRNIEQYNEKVRTSDMSGIESDLADMEDDFQPFPYIVVIIDELADLMMTASKDIEFSLTRIAQMARAAGIHMILATQRPSVDVLTGIIKANFPTRISFQVSSKTDSRTIIDANGAETLLGRGDMLFVPPGTARLKRVHGTYLSEKELWAITECVKAQGKPEYLAEVTTEKEEPQQAVAFDDDEYDEKYQQALDFVMSSRQASISGVQRALRIGYNRAARIIDLMEKQGIVAPSDGVRPRQVIGSID
- a CDS encoding peptidoglycan recognition family protein, encoding MKIEPYANFSFSKGYILLRVFVLILVVILLTTAPGLATQTYSRSDLVRFQNGIIDYRSRINSRFKKRVRSKTRLIIVHTSELGLKSTLRVVSKGKRFKNGRTSPGGHANYVVARNGTVYRILDKKYRADHAGLSMWNGVADVSDISVGIEFVGYHYAPLTAKQYKSAGMLLFILKRFYGLGDKDILTHSQVAYGKPNRWFSKNHRGRKRCAKNFDRVQAGLEPTWPFDPDVRAGLLTPDPMLANVFYPAPGAFVYSGQKVSHTLETDVISQQNSAWTIAGEDYNAPNTVYVLPSGKTLAGHRVASSIGWARLPVGTKVLLNQETKQVREQANSIIKTISGRMTAWSHAGGAYHAASTIYFLPSGRSLAGCVISDWDDLPSGTRLVVGYKGPFNITKHKTAYRIAGVKFKDPKTIYHIPGRGPVQGNKVPDFSDLPKGTGVYLPLAG
- a CDS encoding DUF3108 domain-containing protein; protein product: MNKTALWRLPALSFLVVIWSFLLVLLFLSLLCGSSAMAADKKASKNTLPFLQKEQLVYQIRWEEIDAGVAAFDVFAVTPVDKQPCRHFSLKVQSSPLVDVFYQIRNQYDSYTDLAFDHSIRYTRKETGSEQRDILVQFNWKKGIARYSNFNAAKKPIPIPSGTFDPLAAFYKLRCMDLGSKKEIQFPISDGKKCFMGRAKMLGQETITCFNTTFDTYVIEPELTHFGGVFEESENPLLRIWITTDDRRLPVRIQAKVIVGSIIGELVSVR